The following coding sequences lie in one Paenibacillus durus ATCC 35681 genomic window:
- the hmpA gene encoding NO-inducible flavohemoprotein produces MLSQRTRDIVKSTAPVLAEHGTAITSVFYRNMFAAHPELLNIFNHTNQAQGRQQAALANTVYAAAVHIDNLENILPAVVQIAHKHVSLGVKAEHYPIVGEHLLKAIKEVLGEAATDDILGAWAEAYGVIADAFISVEANMYKESREQDNGWNFFKSFIVARKVKESDTITSFYLKPADGSNVPEYKPGQYISIRVSIPGEKYMMIRQYSLSQAPRPDEFRISVKREADKDPNGVVSIYLHEQVHEGNTIEVSAPAGEFVLDTTKTKPVAFISGGVGITPMMGMLETVSTITPDRPTVFLHAARNEALAAFQGDVEKHTANMSNVKYKTFYSDKPDGYISRKVLEEFIDTSGDVYVCGPVPFMESIIRGLLEIGLKNEQIYHEFFGPAMQLDNK; encoded by the coding sequence ATATTATCCCAAAGAACGAGAGACATCGTCAAATCGACAGCACCTGTCTTGGCAGAGCACGGCACTGCAATTACATCTGTGTTCTACCGGAATATGTTTGCCGCTCATCCTGAGCTACTGAATATTTTCAATCATACCAACCAGGCTCAAGGCCGCCAACAGGCAGCGCTTGCGAATACGGTTTATGCGGCGGCTGTCCATATTGACAACCTGGAGAATATTTTACCGGCAGTTGTCCAAATTGCGCATAAGCACGTCAGTCTCGGAGTCAAGGCGGAGCATTATCCGATCGTCGGCGAGCATTTACTGAAAGCGATCAAGGAAGTATTAGGGGAAGCGGCGACGGATGACATTCTGGGCGCATGGGCGGAAGCCTACGGTGTCATCGCAGATGCCTTTATAAGCGTTGAAGCCAATATGTACAAAGAGTCGCGTGAACAGGACAACGGCTGGAACTTCTTTAAATCGTTTATCGTAGCACGGAAAGTAAAAGAAAGCGACACCATCACATCATTCTATCTAAAGCCGGCAGACGGTTCGAATGTTCCGGAATACAAACCGGGCCAGTACATCTCCATTCGTGTCTCCATACCGGGTGAGAAATACATGATGATCCGTCAATACAGCCTCTCACAGGCGCCAAGACCGGATGAGTTCCGAATCTCTGTAAAACGCGAAGCCGACAAGGATCCAAATGGCGTCGTCTCCATTTATCTTCACGAGCAGGTCCATGAAGGGAATACTATAGAGGTGAGCGCCCCTGCCGGTGAATTTGTGCTAGACACGACGAAAACAAAGCCTGTGGCCTTTATTTCAGGCGGTGTCGGCATTACGCCGATGATGGGCATGCTAGAGACGGTATCGACCATAACGCCTGACCGTCCAACCGTCTTTCTGCATGCTGCGCGCAATGAAGCGCTTGCCGCTTTTCAAGGCGATGTGGAAAAACATACAGCAAATATGAGCAATGTGAAGTACAAAACGTTCTATTCGGATAAACCGGACGGCTACATCTCGCGCAAAGTTCTGGAGGAGTTTATCGATACTTCCGGAGACGTGTATGTATGCGGACCGGTTCCATTCATGGAATCCATTATTCGGGGATTATTGGAAATAGGTTTAAAGAACGAACAGATTTACCATGAATTCTTCGGTCCGGCTATGCAGCTGGATAACAAATAG
- a CDS encoding RrF2 family transcriptional regulator yields MRLTMYTDFSLRILLYLGTKERSERSTIQEISDAYNISKNHLVKVAHELGKAGYIETVRGRGGGIRLAHAPEEINIGEVIRRMEDDFHLVECFNPAGNGCPITPVCGLKGVLGKALNAYLQVLDEYTLEDLLVNKNGLKVILQQQNA; encoded by the coding sequence ATGAGACTTACGATGTACACTGATTTTTCACTGCGGATTCTTCTGTATCTGGGGACGAAAGAGCGAAGCGAACGGTCAACCATTCAGGAAATATCGGATGCGTATAACATATCCAAAAACCATTTGGTCAAAGTTGCACATGAACTTGGCAAAGCGGGGTATATCGAAACGGTGAGAGGTAGGGGAGGCGGCATCCGGCTGGCGCATGCACCTGAAGAAATCAACATCGGAGAAGTCATACGGAGGATGGAAGACGATTTCCACCTCGTCGAATGCTTCAATCCCGCCGGAAACGGGTGTCCGATCACCCCGGTCTGCGGACTGAAAGGCGTTCTCGGGAAAGCGCTGAATGCTTATCTGCAAGTGCTTGACGAATACACACTCGAGGATTTACTGGTGAATAAAAACGGGCTAAAAGTGATTTTACAGCAGCAGAATGCGTAA
- a CDS encoding DUF5643 domain-containing protein, translated as MKLAGIDHTFTLNVPFTKKTDNVISLKPHAVKTAGDLIFTANAVDVTPITTRLEYSLEKVSKTPLSKQDEHDLIYTNVAVYDDQGHLLDRLGGQGVIQGNKFTITGHYASASSRTKYLILKPFKNNDGDFPKEIKNSQFVDDLEIRIDLKNAAQ; from the coding sequence GTGAAGCTGGCCGGTATCGATCATACCTTTACGCTCAATGTTCCTTTTACGAAGAAGACTGACAATGTCATCAGTCTCAAACCGCATGCGGTCAAAACCGCGGGCGACCTGATCTTTACCGCAAATGCGGTCGATGTTACTCCGATCACCACAAGGCTGGAATACTCTCTGGAAAAAGTGTCGAAAACGCCGCTCTCTAAGCAGGATGAGCATGATCTGATTTATACGAATGTGGCAGTTTACGACGATCAGGGCCATCTGCTGGACCGTCTGGGCGGCCAAGGCGTTATTCAAGGCAACAAATTCACAATAACCGGGCATTATGCTTCCGCAAGCAGTCGGACTAAATATTTGATCCTGAAACCGTTCAAGAACAATGACGGAGACTTCCCGAAGGAAATCAAAAACAGCCAGTTTGTGGACGACCTGGAAATCCGGATCGACCTTAAGAATGCCGCCCAATAA